The proteins below come from a single Thermopolyspora flexuosa genomic window:
- a CDS encoding tetratricopeptide repeat protein produces MAHVTREHLDRLLEQALLSDDHDMLARRLDFLAYAYESGEVSRAAIFLLAAEEWRQAGQPAMALDRYQRALDDGGEVSVDPRAGIADTLFELDRPDEAREVIEAIRADRPVDPLTSLSVAETLAAYGDLQGALEWATEGVRTCPENSGVRDALLRARYRIRVDLGLPEDELDALLDVTHS; encoded by the coding sequence GTGGCGCATGTGACACGTGAGCACCTTGATCGACTTCTCGAACAGGCTCTGCTCTCCGACGATCACGACATGCTCGCGCGGCGCCTGGACTTCCTCGCGTACGCGTACGAATCCGGTGAGGTCTCCCGGGCGGCGATCTTCCTGCTCGCGGCGGAGGAGTGGCGGCAGGCCGGGCAGCCGGCGATGGCGCTCGACCGGTACCAGCGGGCCCTCGACGACGGGGGAGAGGTCAGCGTCGACCCGCGTGCGGGCATCGCGGACACGCTCTTCGAGCTCGACCGGCCCGACGAGGCCCGTGAGGTCATCGAGGCGATCCGGGCCGACCGGCCCGTCGACCCGCTGACCTCGCTCAGCGTCGCCGAGACGCTGGCGGCCTACGGGGATCTGCAGGGGGCCCTGGAGTGGGCGACCGAGGGGGTGCGGACCTGCCCGGAGAACAGCGGGGTCCGGGACGCCCTGCTCCGCGCCCGCTACCGGATCCGCGTCGATCTCGGCCTGCCCGAGGACGAGCTCGACGCGCTCCTCGACGTGACGCACAGCTGA
- a CDS encoding TetR/AcrR family transcriptional regulator → MPSPTIDELDRIAIAPLRRRPSQRRSARRVERMLDACAELLDEVGYEALSTTRIAQRAGVAIGSLYQFFPDKRAISKALTARNAERFVTRVGRRFMVEEFATVWEAIDAIIDEYVDMHRTVPGFRSLHLVDVADLHTLDSVADAAAVVVGRLRALLLADYGVADSEELDRAMLVAAEAADAVLKLAFRRDRQGDAAIIAEAKQIVRDCLDRRLRASA, encoded by the coding sequence ATGCCCAGCCCGACGATCGACGAACTCGACCGCATCGCGATCGCACCGCTTCGACGCCGGCCCAGTCAGCGGCGCAGTGCCCGGCGGGTCGAGCGCATGCTCGACGCCTGCGCCGAGCTGCTGGACGAGGTCGGCTACGAGGCGCTGTCCACCACGCGTATCGCGCAACGCGCCGGTGTCGCCATCGGCTCGCTGTACCAGTTCTTTCCCGACAAGCGCGCCATCAGCAAGGCGCTCACCGCCCGGAACGCCGAGCGGTTCGTCACCAGGGTCGGCCGCCGCTTCATGGTCGAGGAGTTCGCCACGGTCTGGGAGGCGATCGACGCGATCATCGACGAGTACGTGGACATGCACCGGACCGTGCCCGGGTTCCGCTCGCTCCACCTCGTCGACGTGGCCGACCTGCACACGCTCGACTCGGTGGCCGACGCGGCCGCGGTGGTCGTCGGCCGGTTGCGCGCCCTGCTGCTCGCCGACTACGGCGTCGCCGACAGCGAGGAGCTCGACCGGGCGATGCTGGTGGCCGCGGAGGCGGCGGACGCGGTGCTCAAGCTCGCCTTCCGGCGTGATCGGCAGGGCGACGCCGCGATCATCGCCGAGGCGAAGCAGATCGTGCGCGACTGTCTCGACCGGCGGCTGCGGGCCTCGGCCTGA
- a CDS encoding DUF397 domain-containing protein, whose product MSPIDLTGAVWRKSVRSTNGNCVEVALLADGRVGIRDGKNPLGAVLAFSRAEWGAFVSSLKSGRIGA is encoded by the coding sequence ATGTCGCCTATCGATCTCACCGGGGCGGTCTGGCGGAAGAGCGTACGGAGTACCAACGGCAACTGCGTGGAAGTGGCTCTTCTGGCAGACGGCCGCGTGGGTATCCGTGACGGCAAGAATCCCCTCGGCGCGGTCCTGGCGTTCAGCCGGGCCGAGTGGGGTGCGTTCGTCAGCAGCCTGAAGAGCGGCAGAATCGGCGCCTGA
- a CDS encoding DUF397 domain-containing protein encodes MKRIDLHDVVWTKSSRSSNGNCVEVARLGDGRIGVRDSKNRDGAVLLFTPGDWRAFIGGLKAEK; translated from the coding sequence ATGAAGCGGATAGATCTGCACGACGTGGTGTGGACCAAGAGCAGCAGGAGTTCCAACGGTAACTGCGTCGAGGTCGCACGTTTAGGAGACGGCCGCATAGGGGTGCGGGACAGCAAAAATCGGGACGGGGCGGTCCTCCTGTTCACGCCGGGTGACTGGCGGGCCTTCATCGGCGGGTTGAAGGCGGAAAAATAA
- a CDS encoding helix-turn-helix domain-containing protein, which yields MPERGSPTLRHRRLGRELRRLRERAGMIGEDASSRLGWSTAKVSRIENAKTLPSISDVEALLDLYGADRATREELLSLRRDAAQKGWWEEYREALPPDVIPLLGLELEATEIRNWETQVVPGLLQTEPYARALLSHFQPVVQVPHRWLEGRVAVRMERQRILLFDSNPVKFYAVFEESVLRRQFGDASVMREQLAHLVEVSESDHIEMRILAQDTPPPMPTGPFLHLKFPDFPDVVYLEEFFGARYIEDTEQVYAYERAFDHLLELAMDEESSRQCIREHLDRWK from the coding sequence ATGCCTGAGCGTGGCAGCCCCACCCTGCGTCATCGCCGGCTGGGGCGGGAACTCCGTCGGCTCCGCGAACGCGCCGGCATGATCGGCGAGGACGCGTCCAGCAGGCTGGGGTGGTCCACCGCGAAGGTGAGCCGGATCGAGAACGCCAAGACGCTGCCATCCATCAGCGACGTCGAGGCGCTGCTCGACCTGTACGGCGCGGACCGCGCCACACGGGAAGAGCTGCTCAGTCTCAGGAGGGATGCGGCCCAGAAGGGGTGGTGGGAGGAGTACCGCGAGGCACTGCCCCCGGACGTCATCCCTCTGCTGGGCCTTGAGCTAGAAGCGACCGAGATCCGGAACTGGGAAACCCAGGTGGTGCCGGGGCTGCTGCAGACAGAGCCCTACGCGCGGGCGCTGTTGTCGCATTTCCAGCCCGTCGTGCAGGTGCCCCACCGCTGGCTTGAGGGCCGGGTCGCGGTGCGCATGGAACGACAGCGGATCCTGTTGTTCGACTCCAATCCCGTGAAGTTCTACGCGGTGTTCGAGGAGTCGGTGCTCCGCCGGCAGTTCGGCGATGCCTCCGTGATGCGGGAGCAGCTTGCGCACCTGGTGGAGGTCTCCGAATCCGATCACATCGAGATGCGCATTTTGGCGCAGGACACTCCGCCTCCCATGCCCACGGGGCCGTTCCTGCATCTCAAGTTTCCGGACTTCCCGGATGTCGTATATCTGGAGGAGTTTTTCGGCGCACGATATATCGAGGACACGGAGCAGGTATACGCCTACGAACGGGCGTTTGATCACCTGCTTGAGCTGGCCATGGACGAAGAATCATCTCGACAGTGCATCCGTGAGCACCTGGACCGGTGGAAATGA
- a CDS encoding Rieske 2Fe-2S domain-containing protein, producing the protein MPAINLPDRLERTTTMDGPIQQLTRLIRGRLRQGRLRDLLHGVPIGHPLHPLLATGTLGCFVGVGVLDATDGDPRDARVLLGAGIAGTIPTAAAGIADWSMLHREQQRVGLVHAAANIAALGLYTGSLVLRLAGYERAGRMLGYAGLGALGLGGYLGGHMSYRQAAGANHAESVTHLVPLGWHDLCRLPDLPEGRPVTRRLGYIDLFVLRHSGGVSVLADRCAHLAGPLHQGNVVIEGGERCVSCPWHGSTFRLSNGSVVHGPATAPQPAFETRIRPDGLVQVKPIHL; encoded by the coding sequence ATGCCCGCCATCAACCTTCCGGACCGGCTGGAGCGGACCACCACCATGGACGGGCCGATCCAGCAGCTCACCCGGCTCATCCGCGGCAGGCTCCGCCAGGGCAGGTTGCGCGATCTGCTCCACGGGGTGCCGATCGGTCATCCCCTGCACCCGCTGCTCGCCACCGGCACCCTGGGCTGCTTCGTCGGCGTCGGGGTGCTCGACGCGACCGACGGCGATCCGCGGGACGCGCGCGTCCTGCTCGGTGCGGGCATCGCGGGGACGATCCCCACCGCCGCGGCCGGCATCGCCGACTGGTCGATGCTCCATCGCGAGCAGCAGCGGGTGGGGCTGGTGCACGCCGCCGCCAACATCGCCGCGCTCGGGCTCTACACCGGCTCACTGGTGTTGCGGCTCGCCGGGTACGAGCGGGCCGGGCGCATGCTCGGGTACGCCGGCCTCGGCGCGCTGGGGCTCGGCGGCTACCTGGGCGGCCACATGTCGTACCGCCAGGCGGCGGGCGCGAACCACGCCGAGTCGGTCACCCACCTGGTGCCCCTCGGCTGGCACGACCTGTGCCGCCTTCCCGACCTGCCGGAGGGACGCCCGGTGACCCGCCGCCTCGGCTACATCGACCTGTTCGTGCTCCGGCACAGCGGCGGGGTGAGCGTGCTCGCGGACCGCTGCGCCCATCTCGCCGGTCCGCTGCACCAGGGCAACGTCGTGATCGAGGGGGGCGAGCGGTGCGTCTCCTGCCCCTGGCACGGCAGCACCTTCCGGCTGTCGAACGGGTCGGTGGTGCACGGCCCGGCGACGGCCCCGCAGCCCGCGTTCGAGACCCGCATCCGCCCCGACGGGCTCGTCCAGGTCAAGCCCATCCACCTGTGA
- a CDS encoding sulfite exporter TauE/SafE family protein — protein sequence MTPWEAAAIFAAGVGAGGINTIVGSGSLITFPTLLALGYPPVVANVSNNVGLVPGGVAGALGYRAELKGQRDRLVRLGSASFIGAVVGSLLLLRLPEEAFQVIVPVLIAIACVLVVLQPRINRWLNTWRRDADRHGGLLLWLGVLGTGVYGGYFGAAQGVILIALLGIMLNDDLQRLNAAKNVMALLVNAVAAVLFIVLADVDWTAVLMIALGSSLGGFLGARIGRRLPATALRAVIVCIGVAAIVKLVYG from the coding sequence GTGACGCCGTGGGAAGCGGCCGCGATCTTTGCGGCCGGGGTGGGAGCGGGCGGCATCAACACGATCGTGGGCTCCGGCTCGCTGATCACCTTCCCGACCCTGCTGGCGCTCGGGTATCCGCCCGTGGTCGCGAACGTCTCCAACAACGTCGGCCTCGTGCCCGGCGGCGTCGCCGGGGCGCTGGGCTACCGGGCCGAGCTGAAGGGCCAGCGGGACCGGCTGGTGCGGCTCGGCAGCGCCTCGTTCATCGGCGCGGTCGTGGGCAGCCTGCTGTTGCTGCGCCTGCCCGAGGAGGCGTTCCAGGTGATCGTGCCGGTGCTGATCGCCATCGCCTGCGTCCTCGTCGTGCTGCAGCCGCGGATCAACCGGTGGCTCAACACCTGGCGGCGCGATGCCGACCGGCACGGCGGCCTCCTGCTCTGGCTCGGCGTGCTCGGCACCGGCGTGTACGGCGGCTACTTCGGCGCGGCCCAGGGCGTCATCCTCATCGCCCTGCTCGGCATCATGCTCAACGACGACCTGCAGCGGCTCAACGCGGCGAAGAACGTGATGGCCCTGCTGGTGAACGCGGTGGCCGCGGTGCTGTTCATCGTGCTCGCCGACGTCGACTGGACGGCGGTGCTGATGATCGCGCTCGGCTCGTCGCTGGGCGGGTTCCTCGGCGCGCGCATCGGCCGCAGGCTCCCCGCCACCGCGCTCCGCGCGGTCATCGTCTGCATCGGGGTCGCCGCGATAGTCAAACTGGTGTACGGCTAG
- a CDS encoding ABC transporter ATP-binding protein has product MGGQVLRLQDVAVRRDGAALLRGIDWTVHEDERWVVIGPNGAGKTTLLQVAAALLYPSEGVVELLGEQLGRTNVFELRPRIGLASAALAERIPPDEKVIDLVLTASYAILGRWNEEYDSHDVTRAVELIDQLGCAHLIRRRFGTLSEGERKRVQIARALMPDPELLLLDEPAAGLDLGGREDLVQRLGALADDPRAPTMVLVTHHVEEIPNGFTHALLLRNGSVVAQGPIEHVLTADNLSQTFGLPLKLERDTNGRWYARAA; this is encoded by the coding sequence ATGGGCGGTCAGGTGCTGCGCCTACAGGACGTCGCCGTTCGCCGGGACGGCGCGGCTTTGCTGCGAGGCATCGACTGGACCGTTCACGAGGACGAGCGGTGGGTCGTCATCGGCCCGAACGGCGCGGGCAAGACCACCCTGCTGCAGGTGGCCGCGGCGCTGCTCTACCCGTCGGAGGGCGTGGTGGAGCTGCTCGGCGAGCAGCTCGGCCGGACGAACGTGTTCGAGCTGCGGCCGCGCATCGGGCTGGCGAGCGCCGCGCTCGCCGAGCGCATCCCGCCGGACGAGAAGGTGATCGACCTCGTGCTCACCGCCTCGTACGCGATCCTCGGGCGGTGGAACGAGGAGTACGACTCCCACGACGTCACCCGCGCGGTCGAGCTGATCGACCAGCTCGGCTGCGCGCACCTGATCCGGCGCCGGTTCGGCACGCTGTCGGAGGGTGAGCGCAAGCGGGTGCAGATCGCCCGCGCGCTCATGCCGGACCCGGAGCTGCTGCTGCTCGACGAGCCCGCCGCCGGGCTCGACCTCGGCGGCCGGGAGGACCTCGTGCAGCGGCTGGGCGCGCTCGCCGACGACCCGCGGGCCCCCACGATGGTGCTCGTCACCCACCACGTGGAGGAGATCCCGAACGGCTTCACCCACGCGCTGCTGCTGCGGAACGGGTCGGTGGTCGCCCAGGGGCCGATCGAGCACGTGCTGACCGCGGACAACCTCTCCCAGACGTTCGGCCTCCCGCTGAAGCTGGAGCGGGACACCAACGGCCGCTGGTACGCGCGGGCGGCGTAG
- the serB gene encoding phosphoserine phosphatase SerB → MNQRTLLITLTGPDRPGVTSRLFSVLADFPVTVADIEQVVIRGRLTLGVLVAYAGGPPTGTGRTIGALWTALEQVAEDLGMEIELSTGTQIKEKRRRGRLHVTVLGMPLQPAAIAGIAGRIAAAGANIDRIERLAHDPVTCIEMSVSGAHPQALRAALATEAALQQVDVAVERAGLHRRAKRLIVMDVDSTLIQAEVIELLARHAGVEQEVAKVTEAAMRGEQDFATSLRERVALLEGLPEEVFEQVRKEVVLTPGARTLVRTLKRLDYRFALVSGGFTQITDHLAAELGIDYCAANTLEVKDGRLTGRLVGEIIDRPGKARALVRFAEQAGVPLSQTIAIGDGANDLDMLAAAGMGIAFNAKPIVRKAADTAVNVPYLDAILYLLGISREEVEAADAEDAALKAS, encoded by the coding sequence ATGAATCAGCGCACCCTGTTGATCACGTTGACCGGTCCGGACCGTCCCGGGGTGACCTCCCGGCTGTTCTCCGTCCTGGCCGACTTCCCGGTCACGGTCGCCGACATCGAGCAGGTGGTGATTCGCGGCAGGCTCACGCTGGGAGTGCTCGTCGCCTACGCGGGCGGCCCGCCCACCGGGACCGGCCGCACGATCGGCGCGCTGTGGACCGCGCTGGAGCAGGTCGCCGAGGACCTCGGCATGGAGATCGAGCTGTCCACCGGCACCCAGATCAAGGAGAAGCGGCGGCGCGGCAGACTGCACGTCACCGTGCTCGGCATGCCGCTGCAGCCGGCCGCGATCGCCGGGATCGCCGGGCGCATCGCGGCGGCGGGCGCGAACATCGACCGGATCGAGCGCCTCGCGCACGACCCGGTCACCTGCATCGAGATGAGCGTGTCCGGCGCGCACCCGCAGGCGCTGCGCGCCGCGCTCGCCACCGAGGCCGCGCTCCAGCAGGTCGACGTGGCCGTGGAGCGGGCCGGCCTGCACCGCCGCGCCAAGCGGCTCATCGTCATGGACGTCGACTCCACGCTCATCCAGGCCGAGGTGATCGAGCTGCTCGCCCGGCACGCCGGCGTGGAGCAGGAGGTGGCGAAGGTCACCGAGGCGGCGATGCGCGGCGAGCAGGACTTCGCCACCTCGCTGCGGGAGCGGGTGGCGCTGCTCGAAGGGCTGCCCGAGGAGGTGTTCGAGCAGGTCCGCAAGGAGGTCGTGCTCACCCCGGGCGCGCGCACGCTGGTGCGCACGCTCAAGCGCCTCGACTACCGGTTCGCCCTGGTGAGCGGGGGCTTCACCCAGATCACCGACCACCTCGCGGCGGAGCTCGGCATCGACTACTGCGCGGCCAACACGCTCGAGGTGAAGGACGGGCGGCTCACCGGCCGCCTGGTCGGCGAGATCATCGACCGGCCGGGCAAGGCCCGGGCGCTGGTCCGGTTCGCCGAGCAGGCCGGGGTGCCGCTCAGCCAGACGATCGCGATCGGCGACGGGGCGAACGACCTCGACATGCTCGCCGCGGCCGGCATGGGCATCGCCTTCAACGCCAAGCCCATCGTGCGCAAGGCGGCCGACACCGCGGTGAACGTGCCGTACCTGGACGCGATCCTCTACCTGCTCGGCATCTCCCGCGAGGAGGTCGAGGCCGCCGACGCCGAGGACGCCGCGCTGAAGGCGAGCTGA
- a CDS encoding SixA phosphatase family protein, with product MRKLIILRHAKAEKVPGKADIDRVLTDRGEHDARRAGQVLGELGLVPDLVLCSPAQRTRRTAELALAALAPEAPVYHEREMYLASPKDLLAVVQRTDPDVATLLIVGHNPGFLELFLSLTATPAEADPGFPTCAFAVVETEAPWERLWPGDGRTVARWTPKGGLVTGPR from the coding sequence ATGCGGAAACTGATCATCCTGCGCCACGCCAAGGCCGAGAAGGTCCCCGGCAAGGCGGACATCGACCGGGTGCTCACCGACCGGGGCGAGCACGACGCCCGCCGCGCCGGGCAGGTGCTCGGCGAGCTGGGGCTCGTCCCCGACCTGGTGCTCTGCTCACCGGCGCAGCGCACCCGGCGTACCGCCGAGCTCGCCCTCGCCGCGCTCGCGCCCGAGGCACCCGTCTACCACGAGCGCGAGATGTACCTCGCGTCCCCGAAGGACCTGCTCGCCGTGGTGCAGCGCACCGACCCCGACGTGGCCACCCTGCTGATCGTCGGCCACAACCCCGGCTTCCTCGAGCTGTTCCTCAGCCTCACCGCGACCCCGGCCGAGGCCGACCCCGGGTTCCCCACCTGCGCCTTCGCGGTCGTCGAGACCGAGGCCCCGTGGGAGCGCCTGTGGCCGGGCGACGGCCGTACCGTGGCCCGCTGGACCCCGAAGGGCGGCCTGGTCACCGGCCCGCGGTGA